One part of the Thermodesulfovibrio sp. 3462-1 genome encodes these proteins:
- a CDS encoding deoxyribodipyrimidine photo-lyase — protein MFRERTKKLNNMMENTNGNYVVYCMEASQREDFNHVLEFSIHKANTLKKPVIVAFFITDKYKFSNQRYYRFMIEGILKTKEKIENRGIRFLILKDDFVNGCLKLSKNACLLVLDKNYLKTQRIWREKVSKFSNVAVYEVESDVVVPIEYLFSKSVPFAYIYRNALEKVLDRFLLEVKPLEPTIKSNNLDLNLENQMNFNTVEDFIKNLNIDKSVNSVENYYKGGSDEAEKLLKIFIEKKLPFYKEKRSDPTVDYTSKLSPYLHFGQISPLKVVLEILKNYDREDENVKAFINELVVWRELSRNFTWYNPFYNQYKGIPSWAKDTLEKHASDKRDYIYTLEEVEDAKTHDEYWNAAQKELLITGKIHNYMRMYWAKKLIEWTDHPKKAFDIACYLNDKYALDGRDSNGYGGISWCFGNFDRPWQERKIFGKIRYMSSRSLETKFNMKLYIEKFKKS, from the coding sequence ATGTTTAGAGAAAGAACAAAAAAGCTTAATAACATGATGGAAAATACAAATGGAAATTATGTTGTTTATTGCATGGAAGCATCACAAAGAGAAGATTTTAACCATGTCCTAGAGTTTAGTATACATAAAGCTAATACCCTCAAAAAACCAGTTATAGTCGCATTCTTCATAACAGATAAATACAAATTCTCAAACCAAAGATACTATAGGTTCATGATAGAAGGTATCCTAAAAACAAAAGAAAAAATAGAAAACAGAGGAATAAGATTCCTAATCTTAAAAGATGATTTTGTAAATGGATGCCTAAAACTCTCTAAAAACGCCTGTTTGCTCGTACTCGATAAAAATTACCTAAAAACCCAAAGAATATGGAGAGAAAAAGTATCAAAATTCTCTAATGTAGCAGTATATGAAGTGGAAAGTGATGTCGTGGTACCAATAGAATACCTCTTCTCAAAAAGCGTACCCTTCGCATATATCTACAGAAATGCCTTGGAGAAAGTCTTAGATAGATTCTTATTAGAGGTTAAACCTCTAGAACCAACTATCAAATCCAACAATCTAGATCTAAATCTAGAAAATCAAATGAACTTTAATACAGTTGAAGACTTTATTAAAAATCTAAATATCGACAAATCTGTCAATTCAGTCGAAAATTACTACAAAGGCGGTAGCGATGAGGCCGAAAAACTACTTAAGATATTCATAGAAAAAAAATTACCCTTTTACAAAGAAAAAAGAAGTGACCCCACAGTTGATTATACATCAAAACTAAGCCCATACCTCCACTTTGGGCAAATTTCACCTTTAAAGGTAGTATTAGAAATCTTAAAAAACTACGACAGAGAAGATGAAAATGTAAAAGCTTTTATAAATGAGCTTGTAGTTTGGAGAGAACTTTCAAGAAATTTTACTTGGTATAACCCTTTTTATAACCAATATAAAGGAATACCATCTTGGGCAAAAGATACTCTAGAAAAACATGCTTCAGATAAAAGAGATTACATTTATACCTTAGAAGAAGTTGAAGATGCAAAAACTCACGATGAGTATTGGAATGCGGCACAGAAAGAGTTACTAATTACAGGAAAGATACATAACTATATGAGAATGTATTGGGCTAAAAAGTTGATAGAATGGACCGACCATCCTAAAAAAGCTTTTGACATAGCTTGTTATCTAAACGATAAGTATGCCTTAGATGGAAGAGACTCTAACGGTTACGGTGGAATTTCTTGGTGCTTTGGTAATTTCGACAGACCTTGGCAGGAAAGGAAAATCTTTGGAAAGATTAGGTATATGAGTAGTAGATCATTAGAGACAAAATTTAATATGAAATTATACATAGAAAAATTTAAAAAGTCATGA
- a CDS encoding winged helix-turn-helix domain-containing protein: protein MGKNEVNTAFEILLEEIEEVFNIISKEGEKAFKTKDFDRAKELTKYGNRLKSFRERVKSLKKEWQSLFSEKISTKVPKRRVKGRLKKGLRTSEDKFVIPILESLIELGGKAEMKQVLKLVHAKMENILNEYDYEPLPSIPKQTRWENTARWARNTMVNEGLLVSDSPQGIWEITEKGRKFYETNKNKD from the coding sequence ATGGGTAAAAATGAGGTCAATACAGCCTTTGAAATACTACTTGAAGAAATAGAAGAAGTCTTTAATATCATAAGCAAAGAAGGAGAAAAAGCATTTAAAACAAAGGATTTTGACAGGGCAAAAGAACTAACTAAATATGGTAATCGACTTAAATCTTTCAGGGAAAGAGTTAAATCTCTTAAAAAGGAATGGCAATCGCTTTTTAGTGAAAAAATATCAACTAAAGTCCCAAAAAGACGAGTGAAAGGTAGATTAAAAAAAGGTCTAAGAACTTCTGAGGATAAATTTGTAATACCTATTTTAGAGTCTCTTATTGAACTTGGCGGAAAAGCAGAAATGAAACAAGTTTTAAAACTTGTGCACGCAAAGATGGAAAATATTTTAAATGAGTATGATTATGAACCCCTTCCATCTATTCCAAAACAAACACGCTGGGAAAATACTGCACGATGGGCAAGAAATACAATGGTCAATGAAGGTTTGCTAGTATCTGATTCCCCACAAGGTATATGGGAAATAACAGAAAAGGGAAGAAAATTTTATGAAACAAATAAAAATAAAGATTAA
- a CDS encoding N-6 DNA methylase translates to MNREQAKNLIIETFENPFKKERFVEFIANLFKSYDRTKALEPRYGTQGITERYLDFISSWERIGRYEGSGGKKIDILVVKLKKGQSLYRARTAQRNFVAEYLRGKLGTTTEKDAALVAFVSPNEEDWRFSLVKLDYHFKEAIPGKPKPVEEFTPAKRWSFLVGKNEKSHTAQSRFLPILENDNWKPTLEDLEKAFDVEVVTKEFFEKYRDIFIRTKLELDKIVNRDKKVKEEFERKNINTVDFAKKLLGQIVFLYFLQKKGWFGVERGKPWGEGPKDFIRRLFNKEFGDYKNFYNDILEPLFYEALRIDRSADDHYYSRFNCKIPFLNGGLFDPSNNFDWVNVDILLPNELFSNSNRTKEGDVGDGILDVFDRYNFTVNEEEPLEKEVALDPELLGKIYEKLNAIRPDNFDEYVKVLKSGSRGEETKFNKEYGVYYTPREIVHYMCQESLINYLETELSGKVRREDIEEFVKYADLILEYERTALEKKDKIEKGEQKETKYEHKMPESIIKNAEEIDRLLADIKVCDPAVGSGAFPIGMMHEIVKLRSLLSIYLKRKLNTYEIKRHCIENSLYGVDIDPGAVEICKLRFWLSLVVDEEDFYNIKPLPNLDYKVVCGNSLLGVEKNLFNADAFRKLEELKSKYFNEINPTKKQELKKEIDRLIFEITNGHKEFDFEVYFSEVFHQKGGFDIVIANPPYGGKYDDRAIPFFKRFYRCVGSKNKKGSFDTFALFIERGFNILKKNGNLIFITPISVTSSDSMVSLHELLENNCKIIKISSYAVRPQPVFESAVVNTSIISFIKTLTPAEKILLTKMYRKGKGFRLEDLSNNLQFIDVKEYKLRGRYPKISLKIEKDILEKLFKIKTKIKDLLRKKGKPIYYRTTGGRYFKVITNYSTNSTKEKAIYFDSEIANSIGAILSSNLFFWWYQIYSNNLDLKSYEIESFPIPLEKLNSEIIGTLERVYDEYLQDIERHANIRKTKRYANINEFKEYKIAKSKHLVDKIDDIIGPLYGLTNEEVEFIKNYEIEFRLSGDEEGGENNEN, encoded by the coding sequence ATGAATAGAGAACAGGCAAAAAATCTGATAATTGAAACTTTTGAAAATCCTTTTAAGAAAGAAAGGTTTGTAGAATTCATTGCCAATCTATTTAAGAGCTATGATAGGACTAAAGCCCTTGAGCCGAGATATGGAACACAGGGGATTACCGAAAGATACCTTGATTTCATCAGCTCTTGGGAAAGAATTGGTCGCTATGAAGGCAGTGGCGGTAAAAAGATTGACATATTGGTTGTAAAACTAAAAAAAGGACAATCTCTTTACAGGGCACGAACTGCCCAGAGAAACTTTGTTGCTGAGTATTTAAGAGGAAAACTTGGAACAACTACAGAAAAAGATGCAGCCCTCGTTGCCTTTGTTTCTCCAAATGAAGAGGATTGGCGGTTTTCTCTTGTAAAACTTGATTACCACTTTAAAGAGGCAATCCCCGGCAAACCAAAACCTGTAGAAGAATTCACCCCTGCAAAAAGATGGTCATTCTTAGTTGGCAAAAATGAAAAGAGTCACACCGCTCAATCAAGATTTTTGCCAATTCTTGAAAATGATAATTGGAAGCCCACGCTTGAAGATTTAGAAAAAGCCTTTGATGTTGAAGTTGTCACAAAGGAGTTTTTTGAAAAATATAGAGACATTTTTATAAGAACAAAGCTTGAGCTTGATAAAATTGTCAATAGAGACAAGAAAGTAAAAGAAGAATTTGAGCGGAAGAACATTAATACAGTTGATTTTGCTAAAAAACTTCTCGGGCAAATTGTTTTTCTTTATTTCTTACAAAAGAAAGGATGGTTTGGCGTTGAAAGAGGAAAACCTTGGGGAGAAGGTCCAAAAGATTTTATAAGGAGATTATTTAATAAAGAATTTGGAGATTACAAAAACTTCTATAATGACATTCTTGAACCACTTTTTTATGAAGCGTTAAGAATAGATAGAAGTGCAGATGATCATTATTACAGCAGATTTAATTGTAAAATCCCTTTTTTGAATGGTGGTCTTTTTGACCCGTCAAATAATTTTGACTGGGTTAATGTTGATATTCTTTTACCAAATGAACTTTTCTCAAATTCAAACAGAACAAAAGAAGGTGATGTAGGAGACGGCATCCTTGATGTTTTTGACAGATATAATTTTACAGTAAATGAAGAAGAACCACTTGAAAAAGAGGTTGCCCTTGACCCTGAACTACTCGGAAAAATCTATGAAAAACTGAATGCCATTCGTCCGGATAATTTTGATGAATATGTAAAAGTTTTGAAGTCTGGGAGTAGAGGCGAAGAGACAAAATTTAACAAAGAATATGGGGTTTATTACACACCAAGAGAGATTGTCCATTATATGTGCCAAGAGAGTTTGATAAATTATCTTGAAACGGAACTAAGTGGAAAAGTAAGAAGGGAAGATATTGAGGAATTTGTAAAATATGCAGATTTAATTTTAGAGTATGAAAGAACCGCCCTTGAAAAGAAAGACAAAATTGAAAAAGGTGAGCAGAAAGAAACAAAGTATGAACATAAAATGCCTGAAAGCATAATTAAAAATGCCGAAGAAATTGACAGATTACTCGCTGATATAAAGGTATGCGACCCAGCGGTCGGTTCTGGTGCCTTTCCCATAGGTATGATGCATGAAATTGTAAAATTAAGAAGTTTGCTTTCCATTTATCTTAAAAGGAAATTAAACACATATGAAATCAAAAGACATTGTATTGAAAATTCCCTTTATGGCGTTGATATTGACCCTGGAGCAGTTGAAATATGTAAATTAAGATTCTGGCTTTCCCTTGTGGTTGATGAAGAAGATTTTTATAACATAAAACCACTTCCAAATCTTGATTATAAGGTTGTATGTGGAAATTCGCTTTTAGGAGTTGAGAAGAATTTATTTAATGCTGACGCATTTAGAAAACTTGAAGAGTTAAAATCAAAGTACTTTAATGAGATAAATCCCACTAAAAAGCAAGAATTAAAAAAAGAAATTGATAGGTTGATTTTTGAAATTACGAATGGACATAAAGAATTTGACTTTGAGGTTTATTTTTCAGAGGTCTTTCATCAGAAAGGTGGCTTTGATATAGTAATTGCTAATCCGCCGTATGGAGGAAAATATGATGACAGAGCTATTCCTTTTTTTAAACGATTTTACCGATGTGTGGGAAGCAAAAACAAAAAAGGTTCTTTTGATACATTCGCTTTATTTATAGAGAGGGGTTTTAACATCCTTAAGAAAAATGGAAATCTTATTTTTATAACGCCAATTTCTGTCACTTCTTCAGACTCCATGGTTTCGTTACATGAACTTCTGGAAAATAACTGCAAAATTATAAAGATTTCATCCTACGCAGTAAGACCACAACCTGTATTTGAAAGTGCTGTTGTAAATACTTCAATTATTAGCTTTATAAAAACTCTTACACCTGCGGAAAAAATTCTGCTTACAAAAATGTATCGTAAAGGTAAGGGATTTAGGTTAGAAGATCTTTCAAATAATCTTCAATTTATTGATGTCAAAGAATATAAATTACGCGGTAGATACCCCAAAATTTCCTTAAAGATAGAAAAAGATATACTGGAGAAGTTATTTAAAATTAAAACAAAAATAAAAGATTTATTAAGAAAAAAAGGAAAACCAATTTATTATCGCACTACAGGAGGAAGGTATTTTAAAGTTATTACAAATTACTCAACCAATTCTACAAAAGAGAAAGCTATTTACTTTGATAGTGAGATAGCAAATTCAATTGGTGCTATCTTAAGCAGCAACTTATTTTTCTGGTGGTACCAGATTTATTCAAATAATTTAGATTTAAAATCTTACGAAATAGAATCTTTTCCCATACCTTTAGAGAAGTTAAATAGTGAAATTATTGGTACTCTTGAAAGAGTATATGATGAATACTTACAAGATATTGAAAGACATGCGAATATAAGAAAAACAAAAAGATATGCTAATATCAATGAATTTAAGGAATATAAAATAGCAAAGTCAAAACATTTGGTAGATAAGATTGACGATATAATTGGTCCACTTTATGGCTTAACAAATGAGGAAGTAGAATTTATTAAAAACTATGAAATTGAATTTAGGTTAAGTGGGGATGAAGAAGGGGGAGAAAATAATGAGAATTAA
- a CDS encoding helicase-related protein, translated as MENKGNNPLLDLTFITNEPGQSLLDRFVQLIKDARFFDCLVAYFHFTGFKLLSKPLENTEKIRILIGIGIDKESYELIKQSHQLSHAETKQIVENRIIEEMDNSEDSIDVEVGIQKFIKWINDGKVEIRAYPSQNLHAKLYIITFKKGDRDVGRVITGSSNFTQAGLQDNLEFNVELKNRADYEFAKERFEELWKKAVDVSENYVQTIKGKTWVNNNITPYELYLKFLYEYFKDELSRTDEVFIKYLPENFKRFEYQEQAVLNAKKTLEEYGGVFISDVVGLGKTYVTAMLCGQLDGRTIVIAPPALLNKNNPGSWPNVFADFHIPAEFVSIGKLDDAKALTDQREYKNIIIDEAHRFRTETTVSYEDIAEICRGKRVILVSATPYNNSPKDILAQIKIFQNPRKSNIPGVPDLEDFFGRLENKLKKVNRQKDYDKFIEITKDIAKEIRDKVLKHIMVRRTRTEIEKYFAEDLERNNVKFPEVEDPKPLFYQLSEEEDRIFMETVRLITQEFTYARYTPLLYLKRGIPPLEAQSQRNMGGFMKVLLVKRLESSFYAFRKTIDRFIRSYENFIKEYENGNVWISKGYINKIFELLEEGDDEAIQKLIDEGKAEKYSSSDFKPEFEEDLEKDLEILKKIKSSWESITRDPKLETLLDNLKNNKILKDKKIIIFTESKETAEYLTKNINDKFGEIALSFHGGSSENVKDKVIENFDARVRNKKDDYRILVSTEVLSEGVNLHRSNIVINYDIPWNPTRLIQRVGRVNRIDTPFDKIYTFNFFPTKQADSEIALTNIARSKIEAFLTMLGGDSAILTEGEPVSSHELFDKLLSKKTITEDDGEESELKYLRIIEDIRDKNPELFEKIKRLPKKARSAKVFSESLKEYVTPHSLLTFFRKGKLMKFFLSDGESTLEFDFLTAAKILESSPDEKKAKLPLEKYYELLNKNKTAFLNATIEEIIEIRSKKSRDSSTKLLKILKVTQKNSKQLTEEQEEYLKKLINRLEEGSLPKKTVQKALKALSELGKDIQNPLKVIGTLQREISPVFLKSHYVETSAITEGKREVILSLYLTEGENEKP; from the coding sequence ATGGAAAACAAAGGAAATAACCCCCTTCTTGATTTAACATTTATAACTAATGAGCCGGGTCAATCTTTGTTGGATAGATTTGTCCAATTAATAAAAGATGCCCGTTTTTTTGATTGTTTAGTTGCTTATTTTCATTTTACTGGATTTAAGTTATTGTCTAAACCATTAGAAAACACTGAAAAGATAAGAATCCTTATAGGAATAGGAATAGATAAAGAAAGCTATGAATTAATTAAGCAATCTCATCAATTATCTCATGCAGAAACGAAGCAAATAGTCGAAAACAGAATTATAGAAGAAATGGACAATTCGGAGGATAGTATAGATGTTGAAGTTGGAATTCAAAAATTCATTAAATGGATAAACGATGGAAAAGTTGAAATAAGAGCTTATCCTTCTCAAAATCTTCACGCAAAATTATATATTATCACTTTTAAGAAAGGCGATAGAGATGTAGGACGCGTAATAACTGGTTCAAGCAATTTTACCCAGGCGGGGCTTCAGGATAACCTTGAGTTTAATGTAGAACTGAAAAATCGTGCTGATTATGAGTTTGCAAAAGAGAGATTTGAAGAATTATGGAAAAAAGCGGTTGATGTATCTGAAAACTATGTCCAGACAATAAAAGGAAAAACCTGGGTAAACAACAATATCACTCCTTATGAGCTTTATCTAAAATTTCTATACGAATATTTTAAAGATGAATTGAGCAGAACTGACGAAGTCTTCATAAAATATCTACCCGAAAACTTTAAAAGATTTGAATATCAAGAGCAAGCAGTTCTAAATGCAAAGAAAACATTAGAAGAGTATGGAGGAGTATTTATTTCTGATGTAGTTGGACTTGGAAAAACATATGTTACCGCTATGCTCTGTGGGCAACTTGATGGAAGAACCATTGTTATCGCACCACCAGCATTGCTTAATAAAAATAACCCGGGCTCCTGGCCAAATGTTTTTGCTGATTTTCATATACCAGCTGAGTTTGTCTCTATTGGTAAGCTTGATGACGCTAAAGCATTAACAGATCAGAGAGAATATAAAAACATTATTATAGATGAAGCACACCGCTTTAGGACTGAAACAACAGTTAGTTATGAAGACATTGCAGAAATCTGTCGTGGGAAAAGGGTGATTTTAGTTTCTGCTACACCTTATAATAACTCGCCAAAAGATATTCTTGCACAGATTAAAATCTTTCAAAATCCAAGAAAAAGCAATATTCCCGGTGTTCCAGATCTTGAAGATTTTTTCGGAAGACTTGAAAATAAGTTAAAGAAAGTTAACCGTCAAAAAGATTATGACAAATTTATTGAAATAACAAAAGATATTGCCAAAGAAATCCGTGATAAAGTTTTAAAACACATAATGGTTAGAAGAACAAGAACTGAAATTGAAAAATACTTTGCAGAGGATTTGGAAAGAAATAATGTCAAATTTCCAGAAGTAGAGGATCCAAAGCCACTTTTTTATCAGCTAAGTGAAGAGGAAGACAGAATCTTTATGGAAACAGTTAGATTAATAACGCAGGAATTTACCTATGCTCGTTATACTCCTTTACTTTATTTAAAGAGGGGGATCCCACCTCTTGAAGCCCAGTCCCAAAGAAATATGGGTGGCTTTATGAAAGTGCTTCTTGTTAAACGCCTTGAGAGTAGTTTTTATGCATTCAGAAAAACTATTGATAGATTTATTCGTTCCTATGAGAATTTTATTAAAGAATACGAAAATGGGAATGTTTGGATTAGTAAGGGATATATAAATAAAATTTTTGAACTTCTGGAAGAAGGTGATGATGAGGCAATCCAGAAACTTATTGATGAAGGAAAAGCAGAAAAGTATTCAAGTTCTGATTTTAAACCTGAATTTGAGGAAGATCTTGAAAAAGACCTTGAAATTTTAAAAAAAATAAAATCCAGCTGGGAATCCATTACAAGGGACCCAAAACTCGAGACCTTGCTTGACAACTTGAAGAACAATAAAATTTTGAAAGACAAAAAGATAATCATATTTACAGAGTCAAAGGAGACCGCAGAATATTTGACAAAAAATATAAATGATAAATTTGGAGAGATAGCACTATCTTTTCATGGTGGCTCTTCAGAAAATGTTAAAGATAAAGTAATAGAAAATTTTGATGCAAGAGTAAGGAACAAAAAAGATGATTACAGAATCCTTGTCTCAACCGAGGTTCTCTCTGAAGGTGTAAATCTTCACAGGTCAAATATTGTCATAAATTATGACATCCCCTGGAATCCAACCCGCCTAATTCAAAGGGTTGGTAGAGTTAATCGTATTGATACACCCTTTGATAAAATCTACACATTCAACTTTTTCCCAACAAAGCAGGCAGATTCAGAGATTGCACTTACCAATATTGCACGCTCAAAAATAGAGGCGTTTTTAACCATGCTTGGTGGAGATTCCGCTATACTCACTGAGGGTGAGCCAGTTTCATCCCACGAATTATTTGATAAACTCCTTTCAAAGAAAACCATTACAGAAGACGATGGAGAAGAAAGCGAGCTTAAGTATTTAAGGATTATTGAAGATATAAGAGATAAAAATCCTGAGCTTTTTGAGAAAATAAAGCGCCTTCCTAAGAAAGCCCGTTCAGCAAAAGTGTTTTCAGAAAGCCTGAAGGAATATGTAACCCCTCATTCTTTGCTCACTTTTTTCAGAAAGGGAAAACTGATGAAATTCTTTTTATCGGACGGTGAATCCACATTAGAATTTGACTTTTTGACAGCTGCAAAGATTCTTGAAAGTTCCCCAGATGAAAAAAAAGCAAAACTCCCACTTGAAAAATATTACGAACTCCTTAATAAGAATAAAACTGCATTTTTAAATGCCACAATTGAGGAAATAATAGAAATCCGTTCTAAGAAAAGTAGAGATAGCTCAACAAAACTTCTTAAAATCCTTAAAGTGACACAGAAAAATAGTAAACAATTAACAGAGGAGCAGGAAGAATACCTTAAAAAACTTATAAACCGGCTTGAAGAAGGTTCATTACCGAAAAAGACAGTTCAGAAAGCCCTTAAAGCCTTAAGTGAACTTGGAAAAGACATTCAAAATCCATTGAAAGTTATTGGGACCCTACAAAGGGAGATCTCACCTGTTTTTCTTAAAAGCCATTATGTAGAGACTTCTGCTATAACAGAAGGAAAAAGGGAGGTTATTCTATCACTTTATTTAACAGAGGGGGAAAATGAAAAGCCTTGA